In Brassica napus cultivar Da-Ae unplaced genomic scaffold, Da-Ae ScsIHWf_1424;HRSCAF=2012, whole genome shotgun sequence, the following proteins share a genomic window:
- the LOC111202853 gene encoding uncharacterized protein LOC111202853: protein MITHTLYPSLYRLNLLNNRSSRYQCHSCWVTKSAAATVCISTAAFGAIAATIMASVSVASAEILPPPPQDGETLSNVPEMFLVKTARNRGYNDPNPKTQRSE, encoded by the coding sequence ATGATAACACACACTCTGTATCCTTCTCTCTACCGTTTGAATCTATTGAACAACCGAAGTAGTAGATATCAGTGTCATAGCTGCTGGGTGACTAAATCGGCTGCAGCGACAGTTTGTATATCCACAGCGGCGTTTGGGGCCATAGCAGCCACGATTATGGCTTCAGTGTCCGTAGCTTCTGCAGAgattcttcctcctcctccgcaaGATGGTGAGACGCTATCGAATGTACCGGAAATGTTTCTGGTGAAGACAGCAAGAAACAGAGGATACAACGACCCAAATCCAAAAACGCAGAGAAGTGAATAA